The following is a genomic window from Lycorma delicatula isolate Av1 chromosome 6, ASM4794821v1, whole genome shotgun sequence.
TAAGAGATTACGATGACTGGTTTTCCAAATATACGCCATGCTTTGCTTggattctgtatatatatatagatatgttatTCAAGTTAATCTTCTTATAATCCATAATTCTtctgtatgttaaattttaactatatatcatatccaaaatacatatatatatatatatatacatatttattttgaaaatccaccaagtacagaattaaagaaacattcttacctatttttttacttcatttcctTTACATTAGACCACTTTCTGgcataagcccatcctcagtaatgttttctgatttatattcatttacatttatacatataacttccattcaacatgtttacactttggttattgagtaaaatataagaaattttaaacatttacagaacatacatttgttcggtcaaaaaaaaaattaaaactatgtaaaatttacaaaacattaaaataaattttttttactgaaatgtaCTTTACTTACTAGCCAATGCCCACCCTTGGCTGTTGAGCCATCTGGTGATGCACTGATTGATAAAGAAAGGCTTCTGTGAACTCAGGCTCTCATCCAGCTGGGTGTGATCCAGGGCCAGACAATCTCTCAGGTGATCAGAAGCCATTGTCTCGCAACCAGACAGTGGACACTCAGGAGATGGCAGCACATGGATCTGGTGAAGGTGACAAGCAAGATAGTCGTGGTCAGTTTTCAGTCGGAAGGCAGCTACGCTGACCAGACGTGGTAGGCCGGGGTTGATAGGATCATCAGTGACCAAAGTCTTCCATCTCCTACCAGCAGCTATCTCAGAGATGCACTGTTTGTTCCATCTGTCAACTGCTGCATCGATCAGTGCTCTGGATGAACGCAAGACAGGTTGGGGTAGAGTCATTCCTAACTTGGCCAGTTTATCGGCCTCCTCATTTCCATGTTTGTTGACATGACTGGGTATCCACTGAAACATCTGTGTCCACCTGCGATTTCCCAGGCTCTCCAGTCTTCTTCTACACTCACTCGTCCTCTGGTAGTCCATTTAGGTGTTGCGTGATAGATTATGTATAGCGACTTGGGTGTCGATCAAAAACACTGCTTTCAAAGGAGAAACTAGCTCTTTCAATTCATAGTGGCATGCACTGCTCCATTTTCGCCATCATAGTTGTTGAGTGGGGCACCTACGGCCATATGTCCCTGGAAAAGACGGCAACAGTACCCGCTTTCTGTTTCTCCACTGATTGAAATTGAAGATCTATCAGTGTATATGTGAATCTACTCATCCTGGTTTTATAGGGTTAGCTGCTTTAATTCATATTGCATGGAGGCATGTTTTAGTATCGAATGGTTCTTGAATTCATAGCAAGCTCAAGGTAAGTGGTTGAAGAAGTCCTGGCTCATGCACAGCGGTGCAGTGTCCACAGGTGGAATATCACATTTCCTTATAACTTTTTCATATGCAGTGAGTGGAGCCGTCTGTGTCCTCAGCCTAGAAGGAGCTTGCTGGTAGTTAGTCCATTGATGCTTAGAGACTATCCTAAAATGCACCCAGAATCTCAATGCTATCCTTTCTCGGTATGATTTTTTTGGGCTCAATCTGAGTCTGTGCCTTCATGGCTCCAATAGTGGTGAATTTAGCAGCACATATACATAAGGCTGCATTTTGAACGAGGTCGAGTTTGCTTAGTGTGCTAGCACTGGCTGTGACCATCACTTCGTTCCTGTGTACTAACACAGGTCTTATGTACAACTTGTAGGCAGTCTTGAAAACATCTTGATTTGCACTGCACCCTGTGGCTATCAGTCTTCTTAGTAGGCTGGTTTTTTTTACCACCTTTTCCACACAGTGGTTTACATGGGGCTGCCACATTAAACATCTGTCTAGTTGAACCTCTAAATATTTGGATACATTGCTTACCTCCAGTGCTGTTCCATTGTACTGGAGATGGATTGTGGTATTTTTGTTGACACAGAAAAGCTGAAAGGTGATTTTTGATGTATTCACTGTCATTGCGTTCTGCTTCGCCCATTGTTCTAGTTTTATCAGAGCCTTGTTTAAACAGACCTTGAGTGAAAGATGATCTACTGGTTCCCTAGAAAAGTAGTTCGTCTGCATAAAGGAGTGCCTGCACACCAGGCATGCTTCTTACCACATCCAGGATgtcatttattaagttattaaataggGAACAGCTCCTTAGGCTAATCCTTGCCATTAAATGCAAAATCTCGTTGTACATTTGGAATACCATACCCAGATCTGTCTTTGGGACAGGAACGACTTTACCCACTAAACAGGTTTCCAGAGATTCCCTGTCCAGCATGCTTATGTATGAGAATGGGCTGCCACACGATGTCATAAACAGCCTTCAGGTTCACCAGTACTGCCAATGTTGACACTTTGCTGTGTAACCCATCCTTATCATGTTGTATAAAATTGGTTATGTGGTCCATTGTGCCAATGTGAATTAAAAGCTCAGGGAAAATACTATCAATTCCTgccgatttcttttttattgtttgcaAGAGAGCACTCTCCAGCTCAGTAATGGTAAAGGGAGCAGCAGACAGCTCCTGAGTTCTCTTATCGAAGGACGAGGTCATTGGATGTTTGGTTAGTGTTCTGGCGATGGCTCTATCTCCATGGACACGGCTCACATTCACAAAGAGCTTGCATAAGGTATTGGCTATATCTATTGGATCAGTAAAAAATTGATTGGCTCACTGCCAAGGTTGCTGCAGGAGGGTTTCCGTTGTTAAGCCTGAAGATATGTTTGTGTGCTTGGGAACAATTCTTCCTGAAATCCAATGTAGCAATATAATCCCTGAAAGCAGAGTGATTGGCTTTTTTGGTTTCATGCTGAAATCAAAAAAGACAAGGCGGCTGTTGTCTTGTCTTTTCTTCAGGTTGGATAATGTGGAGTTCCTGAACAGTTTGAAGTTTTTCACCTGTCCACAGGGTACGCACTGTCATGCAAAGACCAGCAagactttattaattgttttgaCAGCCTTTTCTGGGGAGTCGGATATCAGTGCCTCAGAATGAACCGCATCTACACACGTTTGGAACTTGTTCCAATCAGCCATCTTGAAATTCCAGCACGGAACCAGACAGTTATTGTAAGGTGTCTTGTCTGTAAGTGAAGTGATGAGAATGGCTCTATGGCCGCCATAGTCTAGTCCattgtttttaaagtatatttaggTATACTTTCATACCAAATCGTGTTTGATTTGATAATTCAAGAACTCATTAACAGCTCTCTAATTTTTACTTTGTcattttgatcaaaataattCAACAATGTCATTGAAACTTTATCATTTACTGATAAATGAGGAGCTTCAATATTGACAGTTatctttttatcgtttttatttttgaaatttgatgtttttgattATATGAAAGTAATATTGAAGTTTTTACTTAGGAGTCCCAAAACaggtaaaaaacaatttgttattgcTTCACTAGCATTAGAAAGTAAAACTTTTGATTTCACAttgtttgatgtatttttaaacagaactCTTTGATTGACTGCAGcataaatgcaaaattttttttctgtctccCAAAAGCACATTGCAGTTATGAAACGTGTGATGATTCATGCTTGATTTGCcaacattttaaatgtaactttacCAGACCAATTTGTATTGTGTATCagcttaaataatttctttttgaatgCCAGTTATATTAATCGTTTGTTatgataattttcaaacattgcGTATTGGGAAAAAAAATTGGACTTCAATTTCATTAGCTGTTACAAAGCTTCTATCTTCTTCCTTTACATAGCTATcatctttttttctgaaatacctattttttattttgcattaatctAACAGCTGATATGCAACTGATATTGAAGAATGGCCAAACTTCTAAGTGAAATCAGAAATGGTTTTAAACTTGACTTCTCAGGTTCTTCCAGATTCTGACTCCAAAATGTATCGATGATAGCATTGAGTTTTATAATACCAACATAAACATTTCACACATCAACTCTTTGTTTTTAATGCCAAACTTTGCATACTTTTTCAATATGATTACATTATACACTTGTTTCAAACAATCATACTTgcatattttctacttttttcataatttttcatgtgatttttcagttttttctgcaGTCTAAAAATCTAGTGTTTTGCTAATGTTTTAATCACttgtgttttttcatttttatagacctTATTGTTTGAATCACTGTCTAACTGATATTCATTAACAAGTTCCACTACCCTGCTCTtaataaactgaacaaaaattaatattaataaatactaatatctATAATATACCAAACTATTGTTTCTATAACCGAGTGctgattaatgttttttaaaagtgtGGACAGTAACtagattaaattgtttttgacaAATAATGATAGGTTGTGTATACACAATATGTTCAATATTAACATTGTACGAGTATTTATTCTTGATAATAAATTCTTCTGTCACCTTATTGACTTAAGGCTCTGGTTAAATTTGTCTAATATTAGTAGTAAAAAGTGTAGAATAATTTTGTCGACTTcacatctgtttttatttttatctaatattaatatttggaaATGAAACTATACATTTTGtcagtaaaaatgattaattttggtctctaacattttttatataattacactttatacgatttagttaaatttattttttttttaagttctaattaaacattttggtttgaaatgttattttgtacTTATGATTTTTcaagtgaaatgattttattatatagaattatatatatatatatatatatatatatatattagtgaaaactatttaatttataattatttttcatatttttaaagtttgtttaaaacacATCCTTTGtggatgtaatatttattacttgaatttatactattttatatataaaaaactaaacaggGTTTTGATGATTGATTTGGTTTATTTACTATCTCTCATTGAGAAAACAGGTGCTGTAAACACAACTCAGtagtttaatttgaataataaacttgtttttatttgcaGTGTTAAtcactgtaataatatttaaaaataattctgcatttagttgttttttaagtttacttttatatgtactttcaaaattattattttattctatactgttttaatttatttatcatcataACATTCATATCACTCATATCACTCTTACTtgcagattaataattttatgtaatcatgTAAAAACTATATGactacttaattttcttttttattaattttattaaattattttgatcaaGCTTTTCcggtaatcattttttatttcttttttcttaatttttttctatacttccAGCAAATGGTAAAGTGGTTTTTTCTAACTGTAAAATTGTTCATACATATTTAGATATTcctgatattatttttgtaattttcatgtgcattttgacttttttcataaaaaataaaaatttatctttaaaaaaaaagcgaatgcatgtcatatttattttaactctgttaatattaattaacatataaagtAAGATTTTATTATGCAGcagattttaaaagttatttgttggtttttataGGTTGGCCCTAGATATGGccgaaaaattgaaatttatggaaAACTTTGATCCAGAAAGAAGTAACAGAGAGAAACGTAAACTGACCAGAAAGATTTATAATTCAACAAAGAAGCCTGCCACTTTATATAATGAGAAAGGTACACATATTGGTACTGGGAAAGATTTATGTGATTGTTTGGTTGAAGATTGTCCTGGATGTTTCTTTCCATGTCCTCGTTGTCGATCTTTCAGATGTGGCCATGAATGTAGAGTTAGTAGGAAATGGATGTATGATGGTTATGAAGTTGAAGGAttggatgtgaaaaaaattaatagaataaaaaattaggttaatttcttttactcttaagtattatattaaagattttaatgttaaatgaaataatttactaatttattgttgtgtgtgtatatatatgtggtttccttgtgtattatttttctgattgttAAGAGTTgcatattttaacttataaatcatTGCTATAAAAGTTTTGTAGTAATGAAAATATGTTGTAAACGTGTTAACTTACTATAAAATGTTGCATTTTAGATATGTAACTGCAAGTTGGATATACTGTTCTTGAAATATATCTGGTATAGAATtgaaaccattttgttttttaaaatataactttgtaaaacaataaaatgccaTACGttgttatataatgtaatttttatttataaagttcatagcattgtccaaaaaaaaaaagactctgTACTAATATACTTCAGTCAGAATTGGACATTTTTAGGATTTGGGGAAGTAAACCTTACTTCTAGGTAGCCCgtgacaaaattttattgctatttagCTCCTTGAATATGCATTAACTAGCATTTCCCATCACAGCTTCACtcataaaatacataatcagaattaaaaacataaattatcataatGTTACCAGATCTCTTA
Proteins encoded in this region:
- the LOC142326220 gene encoding ARL14 effector protein encodes the protein MAYNNKFDRLALDMAEKLKFMENFDPERSNREKRKLTRKIYNSTKKPATLYNEKGTHIGTGKDLCDCLVEDCPGCFFPCPRCRSFRCGHECRVSRKWMYDGYEVEGLDVKKINRIKN